From one Lotus japonicus ecotype B-129 chromosome 3, LjGifu_v1.2 genomic stretch:
- the LOC130749039 gene encoding SUMO-activating enzyme subunit 2: MASSSSSVIQDAKVLMVGAGGIGCELLKTLALSGFSDIHIIDMDTIEVSNLNRQFLFRQSHVGQSKAKVARDAVLKFRPHINITPYHSNVKDPDFNVDFFKQFNVVLNGLDNLDARRHVNRLCLAADVPLVESGTTGFLGQVTVHVKGRTECYECQPKPAPKTYPVCTITSTPSKFVHCIVWAKDLLFSKLFGDKNQENDLNVRSSDGASSSENVEDVFERRKNEDIDQYGRKIFDHVFGYNIELALSNEETWKSRTRPKPIYSKDVLSDELVQQNGNLDKYSEFVDGLSVSAMASLGMKNPQDIWSLEENSRIFLEALRLFFTKREKEIGNLSFDKDDQLAVELVTAAANIRAASFGIPLQNLFEAKGIAGNIVHAVATTNAIIAGLIVIEAIKVLRGDVKSYRMTYCLEHPSRNMLLMPVEPFEPNKSCYVCSETPLLLEINTNRSKLKDFVEKIVKAKLGMSFPIIMNASNLLYEAGDVEDDMVAIYEANLEKVLAELPSPVTGGTMLTVEDLQQEFNCHINIKHREEFDEEKEPDGMVLLGWTQPVSAAENKDKSVVGNGTNMSDSAVTSVESANDDEIGIVSAVKKRKLPDDSDSINAADEVRNGKQLQVIDDEDDLVMLDGNLDSFKRKRMS; the protein is encoded by the exons ATggcctcttcatcttcttccgttaTCCAG GATGCGAAAGTGCTCATGGTTGGCGCCGGCGGAATTGGCTGCGAACTCCTCAAGACGCTCGCGCTATCCGGCTTCTCTGACATACACATC ATTGACATGGACACTATAGAAGTCAGTAACCTGAACAGACAATTTTTATTTCGACAATCCCATGTTGGGCAGTCCAAGGCTAAA GTTGCCAGGGATGCTGTGTTAAAATTTAGGCCCCACATAAACATTACGCCATACCATTCAAATGTTAAAGATCCTGACTTCAATGTTGACTTCTTTAAGCAATTCAATGTTGTTCTAAATGGACTTGATAATCTTGATGCACGCCGACATGTGAATCGCTTATGCTTGGCAGCTGATGTTCCTCTGGTTGAAAGTGGAACTACTGGGTTCCTTGGTCAG GTTACTGTACATGTCAAGGGAAGAACGGAGTGCTATGAGTGTCAGCCTAAACCAGCCCCCAAGACATATCCTGTTTGTACTATCACAAGTACCCCATCAAAG TTTGTTCACTGTATTGTGTGGGCAAAAGACCTGCTTTTTTCCAAGTTATTTGGGGACAAGAATCAGGAAAATGATTTAAATGTTCGCTCAAGTGATGGTGCCAGCTCATCAGAAAATGTAGAGGATGTATTTGAACGTAGGAAAAATGAAGACATTGATCAATATGGAAGGAAAATATTTGATCATGTATTTGGGTATAATATTGAATTAGCTTTGTCTAATGAAGAGACTTGGAAAAGTCGTACTAGACCGAAACCTATTTACAGCAAGGATGTTCTATCTGATGAACTGGTTCAACAGAATGGAAATTTAGATAAATattctgaatttgttgatgGATTATCAGTTTCTGCCATGGCATCTTTGGGCATGAAGAACCCGCAAGATATCTGGAGCCTTGAAGAGAATTCTAGAATATTTCTTGAAGCACTGAGACTATTTTTCACGAAAAGGGAAAAG GAGATTGGTAATCTGAGCTTTGATAAAGATGACCAGTTGGCTGTAGAGTTAGTTACTGCAGCTGCAAACATACGAGCTGCATCATTTGGCATCCCTCTGCAAAACCTCTTTGAAGCTAAAGGAATTGCTGGTAATATTGTGCATGCTGTTGCGACAACAAATGCTATTATTGCGGGGCTGATCGTCATTGAAGCAATTAAAGTGCTGCGAGGTGACGTTAAAAGTTATAG AATGACATATTGTCTGGAACATCCATCAAGAAACATGCTGCTTATGCCAGTTGAGCCATTTGAACCTAACAAATCTTGTTATGTTTGTTCTGAG ACTCCTTTATTGCTTGAAATAAATACAAATCGTTCAAAGTTAAAGGACTTTGTGGAAAAGATTGTGAAAGCTAAGCTTGGGATGAGCTTCCCAATTATTATGAATGCTTCAAACCTCCTTTATGAAGCTGGAGATGTTGAGGATGACATGGTTGCAATTTATGAAGCCAACCTTGAAAAG GTCCTAGCTGAACTTCCTTCCCCAGTGACTGGTGGCACAATGCTTACAGTAGAGGATTTACAACAGGAATTCAATTGCCATATTAACATCAAGCACAG AGAGGAATTTGATGAAGAGAAGGAACCTGATGGGATGGTTCTCTTAGGATGGACTCAACCGGTGTCAGCTGCAGAAAATAAAGACAAGTCTGTTGTTGGTAATGGTACCAACATGTCAGATTCAGCAGTAACATCCGTCGAGTCTGCAAACGATGATGAGATTGGTATAGTTTCTGCAGTGAAGAAAAGAAAGCTTCCTGATGATTCCGATTCGATAAATGCTGCTGATGAAGTGAGGAATGGCAAGCAATTGCAAGTAATCGACGATGAAGACGATCTTGTTATGCTTGATGGGAACTTAGACAGTTTTAAAAGGAAAAGGATGTCATAG
- the LOC130749038 gene encoding probable receptor-like protein kinase At4g39110, whose amino-acid sequence MGKIEKKHTNSAPQHHHFLSSLSSLMMMPILLVFLLLALTSPASASSASIPKDNFLIDCGAEKAPTLPDGRQFKTDPQANSFLQANDDFKVSAEGVDVPSPIYSNARIFIQEAKYSFHLVQPGFHWVRLHFYPIKNNVFDLQKATFSVNTDAFVLLHSFNVNNNEKTILKEYLINATEPQFTLSFIPLKNSAAFINAIEVVSAPDNLIFDTGAALFPVGEFSGLTGYAFQPVFRLNNGGPLITPSNDTLGRTWESDEPFLTNKNLAKKASVATSAIKFPKDTPTISPLIAPQTVYASVTEMGDAGVNQPNFNVSWKFDVDTSFSYLVRLHFCDIVSKGLNELYFNVYVNGKMAINSLDLSAINGELSTPYYKDIVVNATLMSEGLTVQVGPANADGGNANAILNGVEVLKISNSVNSLDGEFGVDGRKASGSNRGTVAAVGFAMMFGAFVGLGAMVIKWHKRPQDWQKRNSFSSWLLPLHAGDTSFMSSKTSMGKSNIYSSSMGLGRLFSFAEITEATKNFDSKNIIGVGGFGNVYLGVIDEGTQVAVKRGNPQSEQGINEFQTEIQMLSKLRHRHLVSLIGYCDENDEMILVYEYMPNGHFRDHLYGKNMPAMSWKQRLDICIGAARGLHYLHTGTAQGIIHRDVKTTNILLDENFTAKVSDFGLSKDAPMGQGHVSTAVKGSFGYLDPEYFRRQQLTEKSDVYSFGVVLLEALCARPAINPQLPREQVNLADWAMQWKRKGLLDKIIDPLLVGSINPESMKKFAEAAEKCLADHGVDRPPMGDVLWNLEYALQLQEAFTQGKAEDEIKSSAAFPTSPVPTPTTPSDEHPLPPASPSPAPAPAVVPEVNNNNAAPAQVHAIDDHSGTAMFAQFNNLNGR is encoded by the coding sequence ATGGGGAAGATAGAAAAAAAACACACCAATTCTGCACCACAACATCATCATTTTCTATCATCCTTATCATCTCTCATGATGATGCCTATCCTCCTGGTCTTTCTTCTCTTGGCCTTAACCTCCCCTGCTTCTGCTTcctctgcttccattcccaaaGATAACTTCCTCATTGATTGTGGTGCAGAAAAAGCACCAACCCTCCCTGATGGAAGACAATTCAAAACAGACCCACAAGCCAAttccttcttgcaagctaaTGATGATTTTAAGGTCTCAGCAGAAGGTGTGGATGTTCCTTCACCTATATATTCCAATGCAAGGATCTTCATTCAGGAAGCAAAGTACTCCTTCCATTTGGTTCAGCCAGGTTTTCATTGGGTTAGGCTTCATTTTTACCCTATTAAAAACAATGTATTTGATCTCCAAAAGGCAACTTTCTCTGTGAACACAGATGCATTTGTCCTCCTCCACAGCTTCAATGTGAACAACAATGAAAAGACAATATTGAAAGAGTATCTCATCAATGCAACAGAACCCCAATTCACATTATCCTTCATTCCTTTGAAAAACTCAGCTGCATTCATCAATGCCATTGAAGTTGTTTCAGCTCCTGATAACCTCATCTTCGACACCGGCGCCGCCCTTTTCCCTGTTGGGGAATTTTCAGGCCTCACAGGCTATGCTTTTCAACCAGTTTTCAGGCTCAACAATGGAGGACCTCTGATCACCCCATCAAATGACACCCTTGGAAGAACATGGGAATCTGATGAGCCTTTCCTCACAAACAAGAATTTGGCTAAAAAAGCCTCAGTGGCTACCAGTGCCATTAAATTCCCAAAAGACACACCAACAATTTCTCCTCTGATTGCACCACAAACAGTGTATGCCTCAGTCACAGAAATGGGTGATGCTGGTGTGAACCAGCCAAATTTCAATGTCTCATGGAAATTTGATGTGGACACTTCTTTCAGCTACCTTGTTAGGCTCCATTTCTGTGATATTGTGAGCAAAGGGCTTAATGAGCTCTACTTCAATGTCTATGTGAATGGGAAAATGGCAATTAATAGCTTGGATTTGTCTGCTATAAATGGTGAATTGTCAACACCATATTACAAAGACATCGTGGTGAATGCAACATTGATGTCTGAGGGGCTAACAGTTCAGGTTGGTCCTGCAAATGCTGATGGCGGAAATGCCAATGCTATTCTGAATGGTGTTGAGGTTTTGAAGATAAGCAACTCTGTGAACAGTTTGGATGGAGAATTTGGTGTTGATGGAAGAAAAGCCAGTGGCTCTAACCGCGGGACGGTTGCAGCGGTTGGATTCGccatgatgtttggagcctttGTTGGTCTTGGAGCCATGGTGATCAAGTGGCACAAGAGGCCACAAGATTGGCAAAAGAGAAACAGCTTCTCTTCATGGTTGCTTCCTCTACATGCTGGTGACACAAGCTTCATGAGCAGCAAGACCTCAATGGGGAAAAGCAACATCTACTCCTCATCAATGGGGTTAGGAAGGCTTTTCTCCTTTGCAGAAATCACAGAAGCAACAAAGAATTTTGACTCCAAGAACATCATCGGTGTTGGTGGGTTTGGTAATGTGTATTTGGGTGTGATTGATGAGGGGACTCAAGTGGCAGTGAAAAGAGGAAATCCACAATCAGAACAAGGAATCAATGAGTTCCAAACTGAGATTCAAATGTTGTCTAAACTCAGACACAGGCACTTGGTGTCTTTAATTGGATATTGTGATGAGAATGATGAGATGATTTTGGTTTATGAGTACATGCCTAATGGTCACTTTAGAGACCATCTTTATGGAAAGAACATGCCTGCCATGTCCTGGAAGCAAAGATTAGATATCTGCATTGGCGCGGCGCGTGGTCTTCATTACCTTCACACTGGAACTGCACAAGGAATCATCCACCGCGACGTGAAGACCACAAACATTCTCCTTGATGAGAATTTCACAGCCAAAGTTTCTGACTTTGGGCTTTCAAAGGATGCACCAATGGGGCAGGGTCATGTGAGCACTGCAGTGAAAGGTAGCTTTGGTTATCTTGACCCTGAGTACTTCAGGAGGCAGCAATTGACTGAGAAATCAGATGTGTACTCATTTGGAGTGGTGCTGTTAGAAGCTTTATGTGCAAGGCCAGCAATTAACCCTCAGCTTCCAAGAGAGCAAGTGAACTTGGCTGATTGGGCTATGCAGTGGAAGAGAAAAGGGCTTCTTGACAAAATCATTGACCCTCTTCTTGTTGGTTCCATTAACCCTGAATCCATGAAGAAGTTTGCTGAGGCTGCTGAGAAGTGTTTGGCTGATCATGGTGTTGATAGGCCTCCAATGGGGGATGTTCTGTGGAACTTGGAGTATGCATTGCAGCTTCAAGAGGCTTTCACACAAGGTAAAGCTGAAGATGAGATCAAATCCTCTGCAGCTTTTCCTACTTCACCTGTTCCTACTCCTACCACACCTTCTGATGAACATCCACTTCCACCTGCTTCACCTTCTCCTGCTCCTGCTCCTGCTGTTGTTCCTGAAGTGAATAATAACAATGCTGCTCCAGCTCAAGTTCATGCTATTGATGACCATTCTGGAACTGCAATGTTTGCACAGTTCAACAACCTTAATGGAAGGTAA